One Rosa chinensis cultivar Old Blush chromosome 3, RchiOBHm-V2, whole genome shotgun sequence DNA window includes the following coding sequences:
- the LOC112193018 gene encoding GDSL esterase/lipase At1g54790 produces the protein MAAKNLNAFRILTLLCFVLLRFANSLNYPAVFNFGDSNSDTGELTAGVGFRLPHPYGKLYFNASLSSGGRFSDGRLIIDFLMGAMNLPFLNPYLDSVGMPSFRNGCNFAAGGATTHPATASSVCPFSFGVQVSQFSRFKSRALQLLAAKGKKLENYLPSEDSFQKGLYVFDIGQNDLAGAFYSKTLDQILAFIPTILAQFESGIKRLYDQGARNFWVHNTGPLGCLTQNVATFGTNPSKLDEHGCVSAHNQAAKTFNLQLHDLSKKLQGQYSDARVSYVDIFSIKYDLIANYSRYGFQQPIMACCGYGGTPLNYDSRVSCGSTRVLNGTSVTSKGCSNSAVYVNWDGIHYTEAANQFVSSKILTGKYSDPPLPNNISFLSSFKTPRW, from the exons ATGGCTGCCAagaatctcaatgcttttcgtATTCTCACCTTACTCTGCTTCGTTCTTTTACGTTTTGCAAACTCACTGAACTATCCCGCCGTTTTCAACTTTGGTGATTCGAACTCCGACACCGGCGAGCTGACCGCCGGCGTAGGTTTCCGGCTTCCTCATCCTTATGGAAAGCTTTACTTCAATGCTTCGTTGTCATCGGGTGGGAGGTTTTCCGATGGCCGTCTCATCATAGATTTTCTCA TGGGTGCAATGAACCTTCCATTTCTAAATCCCTATTTAGATTCAGTTGGAATGCCAAGTTTCCGAAATGGGTGCAATTTTGCTGCTGGAGGGGCTACTACACATCCAGCAACTGCATCATCTGTCTGCCCTTTTTCATTTGGGGTTCAGGTCTCTCAGTTTTCGCGATTCAAATCCAGGGCTCTTCAATTGCTAGCTGCTAAAG GTAAAAAACTTGAAAATTATCTACCCTCGGAAGATTCCTTTCAGAAGGGGCTTTACGTGTTTGATATAGGCCAAAATGATCTTGCTGGTGCATTTTATTCTAAAACACTGGATCAGATTCTTGCTTTTATTCCAACAATTTTGGCACAGTTTGAATCAGGAATAAAG AGATTATATGATCAAGGTGCTAGGAACTTTTGGGTACACAACACAGGTCCTCTGGGGTGCTTGACTCAGAACGTGGCCACATTTGGAACCAACCCATCAAAGCTTGATGAGCATGGATGTGTTAGCGCACACAACCAAGCAGCTAAAACTTTCAACCTGCAGCTTCATGATCTCAGTAAAAAGTTGCAAGGCCAATACTCTGATGCACGTGTCTCATATGTTGATATCTTCTCTATAAAATATGACCTTATTGCAAATTATTCTCGATACG GGTTTCAGCAACCTATTATGGCTTGCTGTGGGTATGGAGGTACACCTTTGAACTATGACAGTCGGGTTTCTTGTGGATCAACAAGGGTCTTGAATGGCACGTCTGTCACATCCAAAGGGTGTAGCAATAGTGCTGTGTACGTTAATTGGGATGGAATTCATTACACAGAAGCTGCAAATCAATTTGTCTCATCAAAGATACTCACCGGAAAGTATTCTGATCCTCCTTTGCCGAACAACATTTCTTTCCTCTCAAGTTTTAAAACCCCAAGGTGGTGA
- the LOC112193019 gene encoding UPF0603 protein At1g54780, chloroplastic, with translation METILSSPSLSPLFNPKLSSLPPNSKSLFLTKPIINSSLKKHSVQSIKASSPIIPTSWFSHAQQGLAALALSLALSFSPVLTSGNALASEFDVINEGPPKGSYVVDDAGVLSRVTKSDVKRLLQDLEDRKNFHINFITVRKLTSKADAFEYADQVLEKWYPSVEEGNNKGIVVLVTSQKEGAITGGPAFVQAVGEGVLDATVSENLPVLATEEKYNEAIYSSAKRIVAAIDGLPDPGGPKLNENKRESNFKTKEETEEKRGQFTLVVGGLLVIAFVVPMAQYYAYVSRK, from the exons ATGGAAAccattctttcttctccctcACTCTCTCCGCTCTTCAACCCAAAACTCTCCTCTCTCCCACCCAATTCAAAGTCCCTGTTCCTCACAAAACCCATCATCAATTCAAGCCTCAAAAAGCACTCTGTCCAATCCATTAAAGCATCTTCACCAATAATACCCACAAGCTGGTTTTCTCATGCTCAACAAGGACTAGCTGCTCTTGCACTTTCGTTGGCTCTAAGCTTTTCCCCAGTCTTGACTAGTGGCAATGCACTAGCTTCTGAGTTTGATGTGATCAATGAGGGGCCACCCAAAGGCTCCTATGTTGTTGATGATGCAGGTGTGCTTAGCCGGGTGACCAAATCTGATGTGAAGCGATTGTTACAAGACTTGGAAGATAGGAAGAACTTCCACATCAATTTCATCACTGTCAGAAAGCTCACT AGCAAAGCTGATGCTTTTGAGTATGCTGACCAAGTTTTAGAGAAGTGGTACCCTTCAGTTGAGGAGGGCAACAACAAGGGCATTGTTGTCCTTGTCACCAGTCAAAAAGAAGGAGCAATCACAGGTGGACCTGCATTTGTTCAAGCTGTGGGAGAAGGTGTCCTTGATGCAACTGTATCAGAGAACCTTCCTG TCTTGGCTACTGAGGAGAAGTACAATGAAGCTATTTACAGTAGCGCAAAACGGATAGTCGCTGCCATTGATGGACTTCCAGATCCTGGTGGACCAAAGCTTAACGAAAACAAGCGTGaatccaacttcaaaaccaaggAAGAGACAGAAGAGAAACGAGGACAGTTCACTCTTGTAGTTGGAGGATTGTTAGTGATTGCCTTTGTTGTTCCCATGGCACAATACTATGCTTATGTCTCTAGGAAGTAA